The Aquincola tertiaricarbonis genomic sequence GCTCGTAGCTCAGGTTCACCGTGACGCCGAAGCCCAGGTGCCTTGTGGCCGCGGCCATGGCCGAGACCAGCATCAGCGGATCGTTGACCGGCAGCTGGATGGACTCGCGCAGCGGCAGGTCCACGTTGCCCTGGTACACGTCGTACACGCCCACGATGTCGGCCAGGAACAGGCCATCGAACAGGCCGCGCTCCAGCGTGCGGGCCAGGTCGGTCCAGTAGGGCAGGGTGTTGTAGTCACCCGACCGGTCGCGCGGGTGCGTCCACAGCCCGTGGTTGATGTGGCCCACGCAGTTCATGTTGAACGCGTTGAGCAGGATGTGCGGTGAGCGCGCCATGGCCGGGCAAAGCCATGATTGCAGCGCGGGGTGGGGGTGGCGGGCTACGAAGGATTTCGACGCAGCTTATGCAAGTCATCGACACTCCACCCCACACACCAACAGCCGGAGGCGGTTTCGATGGGCTTTTACGATGTATTCGCGCGGGCCGTGGCCCTGGTGGGGGCGGGGGCCATCCGGTGGCGGCGGCTGCAGGGCGCCACACCCGCGCAGGCGGTGGGCACCGCGCCGCAGATTCCGGCGGGGCAGCCGCAGGGTGCCATTCCCACGCTGAAGATGCCCACCGCCCGCGGCTGGTCGGCTGGGCAGGTGCCGGCGGCCGCGCCGGGGCTGAAGGTGAACGCATTTGCCGACGGCCTCAAGCACCCGCGCTGGGTGCAGGTGCTGCCCAACGGCGACGTGACGGTGGCGGAGGCGCTGCAGTCGGCCGGGCGGCCGCGCACGCTATTCGACCATGCGATGGTGGCCACCATGCAACGCGCCGCCGCCATCGGCGAGAGCCCCAACCGCATCACGCTGCTGCGCGATGCCGACGGTGACGGCGTGGCCGAGCAGCGCCACGTGCTGCTGCAGCAGCTCAACCAGCCCTTCGGCATGGCGCTGGTGGGTGACACCTTCTACGTGGGCAACACCGACGGCGTGATGGCCTACCCGTACACGCCGGGCGCCACACAGATCACCTCGCCGGGCCGGCGCCTGTCCACCTACAAGACCCGCGGCCACTGGACGCGCAGCCTGCTGCCCAGCCGCGACGGCCGGCGGCTGTACGTGGGCGTGGGCTCGCTCAGCAACATCGCCGAGCATGGCTTCGAGGCCGAAGAAGGCCGCGCCTGCATCCAGGAGCTGGACCTGGCCACCGGCCGCGAGCGCACCTTTGCCAGCGGCCTGCGCAACCCGGTGGGCCTGGCCTGGGAGCCGGTCACCGGCCGCCTGTGGACGGTGGTGAACGAGCGCGACGGCCTGGGCGACGAGACGCCGCCCGACTACCTCACTTCGGTGAGCGACGGCGGCTTCTACGGCTGGCCCTACTGCTACTGGGGCAAGACGGTGGACGACCGCGTGCCGCAGGACCCGGCCAAGGTGGCCAGCGCGCTGCAGCCCGACTTTGCGCTGGGCGGCCACACCGCCTCGCTGGGGCTGTGCTGGATGCCGGCCGGCACGCTGCCTGGCTTCGAGGTCGATGGCATGGTGATCGGCCAGCACGGCTCCTGGAACCGCAGCAAGCTCAGCGGCTACAAGGTGGTGTTCGTGCCCTTCGCCAACGGCCGGCCTTCGGGCGCGGTGCGCGACATCCTGTGGGGCTTCCTGGCGCCCGACGAATCGGTGTCCTACGGTCGCCCGGTGGGCGTGGCCATCGGCCCCGACGGCCGCTCGCTGCTGGTGGCCGACGACGTGGGCGACGTGGTGTGGCGGGTGACGGCCGCCGCTTGAGCGGAACGCATAAGCATCCGCGATTCGCTTCGTTGCCCGTGCCCGGCGGGCTGTCTAGGGTGGGGCCATGCCCCTTACTCCGTTCCAGGCGCCGGCTGCACCGGCGCCTTCGGCCCCGCGGCCGCCGGGCCTGCCTGAAGCCTTGCTGCGCTTTCGGCGCCAGCTGGACGAGCCTGCCTGGTGCGGCGGCCCGGCCGGGCTGGTGCTGCGGCTGCAGGCGCCGCAGGACGGCCTGGACCTGCAGCTGGCCGCCGGCCAGCTGGTGCTGGTGACCGGCCTGCCCGGCAGCGGCAAGAGCCATCTGCTGCGGCAGCTGCAGCAGCATGCGCTGGCCGATGGCTGGCGGCACGACCTGCAGCACCTGGGCCCGCCCGGCAGTGGTCCCGATGGCCTGCGGTCCTGGCGCCGGCTGCTGCACCAGGCACGCGGTGCCGACCGCCAGCAGGCGGCACAGCAGGCACTGCGCGCCCTGCAGGCGGTGGGCCTGGGGCCGCTGGTGCTGCAACGTGCCTGGCGGCTGGCGCCCGAGCACCGCTACCTGGCTGCTTTGGCACTGGCCTTGGCCCGCCCCGCCCCTGCGCTGCTGCTGGACGAACCGCTGGCCGGGCAGCCACCCTCGGCCGCTGCCGGCCTGCGGCTGCTGGTGCGCCATGCGCTGCGCCACAGCGGCAGCACCTTGGTGCTGGCCACACGCCAACCCGCGGCCTGGCTGGACCTGGCCGACCGGGTGCTGTTGCTGGAAGGTGGTGCCGTGACCTGCGATGCACCCGTGCCGCTGCCGCGTTCGCAGCAGCAACCGGTGCTGGCTTTGCTGCGCCAGCGGCTGTTGCTGCGTTTGAAGCAGGCCGGCCTGGACCTGCATATCCAAAGTTGAAATGAAACTTTCACCTGTCTAGGCAAGCTGCCTATCGTGCATCCCACGCTTTCACGAAGGGATGTCGACATGAGCTTGCAACGCTGGCTGGGCCTGGGGTTCGCCTCCCTGGTGCTCGCCCTCTTCACCCTGGCCGCCCAGGCCCAGAACCCCAACGTGGTGCGCATCGGCGTGGCCAACGGCGGCGTGGGCACACCACCGCGCACCGGCGGCTCCACGGTGGGCATCGTCAATGCGCAGGGCCTGCTCGAGAAGGAGTTCGAGCGTGACGGCATCCAGGTGCAGTGGATCTTCTTCAAGGGCGCCGGCCCGGCGGTGAACGAGGCACTGGTCAACAAGCAGCTGGACTTCGCCTGGCAGGGCGACCTGCCCAGCATCGTGCACCGTGCCGGTGGCGTGAAGACCAAGATCATCGTCGGCAGCGGCGTGCGCAACGGCCTGTACCTGGGCGTGCCGCCCGACTCCACCGTCACCCGGCTGGAAGACCTCAAGGGCAAGCGGGTGGCGGTGTTCAAGGGCACCAACCTGCACCTGGCCGCGGTGCGCGCGCTGGCCGCCAAGGGCCTGAAGGAAACCGACCTCAAGCTGATCAACCTGGACACCGCCGGCGCGCAGGCGGCGCTGGCCACCAAGGACATCGACGCCGCCTTCGGCTACGTGGAGCTGTTTTCGCTGCGCGAGAAGGGCGCTGCCAAGGTGGTGTGGTCGGCCGCGCAGGACAGCTACCGCTTCACGCGGCAGACGGTGCTGCTGGTCACCGACGACTTCGCGCAGCGCCATCCGCAGGTGGTGCAGCGCGTGGTCAACACCGTGGTGAAGGCGGCGCGCGCCTACTCCGACGAGCAGCAGCGTGGCGAGCTGTTTGCCCAATGGGGCAAGGCCGAGCTGCCCGAGCGCTTCTGGCGTGAGGACTTCATCGGCCAGCCGCTGCGGGTGCGTCTGTCGCCGCTGCTCGACCCCTTCCTGGTGGCCCGCTACAAGGACGCGGCGGCCGAGGCGCATGCCCTCAAGCTCACCCGCAGCGTGCCCGAGATCGACAGCTGGTTCGACCGCCGCTACCTGGACGTGGCGCTCAAGGAGCTGAAGCTGGAAGGCTACTGGCCCGAGTACGCGGCCGATGGCGAACTGGCCGGCAGCAAGCTCGCCGCCGCACGCTGAAGGAGCCCGCGATGACGCTCACACGACGTGGCGCCCTGCGCCGCCTGGCAGCCGGTGGCGCCGCCAGCCTGGGCCTGCCCGGCCTGGCCCGCGCACAGGCCGCTACCCACACGCTGCGCATCGGCGTGGCGCAGCCGGCCGTCGGCCAGCCGCCCAGCATCGCCGGCAGCTCCATGGCCATCGCCCATGCGAAGGGCTGGATTGACGAAGCCTTTCAGCCCGACGGCGTGAAGGTGGAGTGGCTGTTCTTCAAGGGCGCCGGCCCGGCCGTCAACGAGGCGCTGACCACCGGCCAGCTGGACTTCGCCTTCCAGGGCGACCTGCCGGCCATCGTGGCCCGCTCGGCCGGGCTCAAGACGCGGCTGATCCTGGCCACCGGGGTGCGCAGCAACATCTACATCGGCGTGCCGCCCGATTCAAGGCCAAGGACCCCCAGGGCCGGGCTGCGCCCAGCCCGCCCCCCGAGGGGGTCAAGGAAACTTGGGGCGGCCCGGCGTTTCCTTGAGAAGACGGTGGCCGACCTGCGCGGCAAGCGGGTGTCGCTGTTCCGCGGCACCAACATGCACCTGCCGGCGCTGCGGTTGCTGGAAGCGCACGGCCTGGCCGAGAAGGACCTGAAGATCCTGAACCTGGACACCGCCGGCTACCTGACCGCGCTGGCCACGCGCGACATCGATGCCGCCATCGGCGCGATGGACATCCTGCGCCTGCGCGACAAGGGCCAGGTGCGGGTGCTGTACGCCAGCAAGGGCGATTCGCCGGTGTTCACCCGCCAGAGCCATGTGCTGGTGACCGACGCCTACGCCGCCGCCCATCCGCAGCATGTGCAGCGCCTGGTGGATGCGGCGGTGCGCACCGCGCGCTGGTCGTCCGACGAGGCCAACCGCGAGGAGGTGCTGCGCCTGTGGGCCCGTGCCGGCACGCCGTACGAGCACTGGAAGGAAGACTACGCCGGCGAGCCGCTGCGCGTGCGGCTGAACCCCAACTTCGACCCCTTCCTGGTGGCCCGCTACAAGGACGCCGAGGCCCAGGCCTACCGCTTCAAGCTCAGCCGCAAGCGCTTCGACGTCGACGGCTGGATCGACACCCGCTACCTGCAGGCGTCGCTGCGCCAGCAGGGGCTGCAGAACTACTGGCCTGTGTACCAGGCCGATGGCAAGGCACTGGGAGCCTGAGCATGGAACAACCTCTGCACATCGGGCTGGAGCATCGCGCCGCCGTGGCCCGCTTCCCGACGCCGCGCTGGCGTCTGCCCCACCTCGCCTTCGGCCGCTGGCTGCTGGCCTGGCCGGTGCCGCTGGCGGTGCTGGCGCTGTGGTGGCTGGCGGCCCGGCATGAATGGATCGCGCCGCAGGTGCTGCCCTCGCCCGAGGCGGTGGCGCTCACGCTGGCTGAATCGGCGCGCAGCGGCGAGCTGTGGGCCAACCTGCAGGTGAGCCTGCTGCGGGTGCTGGGCGGCTTCGGCGTGGGCCTGGCCGGCGGGCTGCTGCTGGGCGTGGTCATGGGCTTGTCGCCCACGGTCAAGGACTACCTCTACCCCACCTTCAAGGCCTTCAGCCAGGTGCCGGTGCTGGGCTGGCTGCCGCTGCTGATGCTGCTGGTGGGCATCGACGAGGCGCTGAAGATCATCCTCATCAGCAAGGCGGCGCTGGTGCCCATCGCGCTCAACACCTACAAGGGCATCCAGGGCGTGCCCACCCGCTACATCGAGGTGGGCCGTGTGCTGCGCTTCTCGCGCTGGCAGATGCTCAGCCGCGTGGTGTTTCCGGCGGCGCTGGCACCGATCTGGAACGGCGTGCGCTACGGCCTCACGCATGCCTGGCTGGCGCTGGTGGTGGTGGAACTGCTGGCCTCCAGCGAAGGCCTGGGCTACATGATCGTGTTCGGCCGCCAGCTGTTCCAGCTGGACGTGGTGCTGGCCGCGGTGGTGGTGGTGGGCGCGGTGGGCTATCTGCTCGACAAGCTGCTGGCCCTGGTGGAGCAGCGGCTGCTGGGCTGGCGCAAGGAGGGGCTGTGATGGCACGCACCTTCATCCCCCGCCCGCTGCGCGGCTGGGTGCTGCCCGCCGCCTTGCTGGCCGCCTGGTGGCTGGCCACCCGCTGGGGCTGGACCACCTCGCCGCTGCTGGTGCCGCCCGAGAAGGTGTGGGCCACGGCGGTGGAGCAGGTCACCAGCGGCAAGCTGGCCGCGGCCCTGGGCGCCAGCCTGCGGCGCGACCTCATCGGCTTTGCCATCGGCAGCTCGGCCGGCCTGCTGTTCGGCGCGCTGCTGGGTGCTTCGCGCCTGGCCGACCGGCTGCTGGGCCCCAGCTTCCACACGCTCAAGCAGATCTCGCTGTTCGCGTGGATCCCGCTGCTGTCGGTGTGGTTCGGCCTGGGCGATGCGGCCAAGGTGGCCTTCCTGTCGCTGGCGGCCTTCTTCCCGGTGGTGCTCAACACCTACGAAGGCATCCGCAGCGTGCCGGCCGATCTGCTGGAGGTGGCCCGCGTGCTGCGCTTCACGCGCTGGCAGACCTGGCGCCACCTGATCCTGCCTTCGGCCTCGCCGTCCATCTTCGCGGGCGTGCACCTGGCGCTCATCTATGCCTGGCTGGCCACGCTGGGCGCCGAGTACCTGCTGGTCTCGGGCCAGGGCATCGGCAACACCATGATCGACGGCCGCGAGCACTTCTGGATGGACCTGGTGCTGTTCGGCGTCATCGTCGTCGGCCTGGTGGGCTTCGCCCTCAACTGGATTGCCAGCCGCATCGAAGCACGTGCGCTGGCCTGGCGTGGCCGTTCGGTCGCGCAGTTCTGACTCAACCCAAGGAGGTCCCATGGCCCACGCAGGCACGCTGCACATCGGCAACCTGAGCAAGCAGTTCGAGGTCAAGGGCCAGGCCCTGCCGGTGCTGCAGAACATCACCCTCACCGTCAACCCGGGTGAGTTCGTCAGCATCGTCGGCAGCAGCGGCTGCGGCAAGAGCACGCTGCTGCGGCTGATCGTCGGCCTGGAAGCCGACTACCAGGGCGAGGTGCTGCTGGACGGCCAGCGCATCGTGGGCACCAGCCTCGACCGCGGCATCGTGTTCCAGGAGCACCGGCTGTTCCCGTGGCTCAACGTGGAGCAGAACATCGCGCTCGGTCTGCTGAACGCCGAGCAGCCCGAAGCCGACAAGCAGCGCTCGGTGCGCGAGCACATCGCGCTGGTGGGGCTGACAGGGTTCGAGAAGGCTTATCCGCACCAGCTCAGCGGCGGCATGTCGCAGCGTGTGGCCATTGCGCGGGCGCTGGTCAGCCGGCCCGAGGTGCTGCTGCTGGACGAGCCTTTCGGCGCGCTCGACGCCATCACCCGCGCGCACCTGCAGCAGGAGCTTCACCGCATCTGGCTGGCCGAGGGCATCACCATGATCCTGGTCACCCACGACGTGGAAGAGGCCGTGTACCTGGGCCAGAAGGTGGTGGTGATGGAGCCGCGGCCCGGCCGCATCCGCCGCACGGTGCCGGTGCCGCTGAGCTACCCGCGCGACCGGCTGAGCGCCGGCTTCAACCAGGCCAAGGAAGAAGTGCTGGCCGAGTTCGCCGGCACGGCTTGAGGCCGCAGTGGTCCAGACAAGGAGGGAACCATGACCCAACGCAAGCTGCGCCTCGGCGCTTTCATCATGGCCACCGGCCACCACATCGCGGCCTGGCGGCACCCGGGCTCGCAGGCCGATGCTGGCATCAACATCGACCACTACGTGCAGCTGGCGCAAACCGCCGAGCGCGGGCTGTTCGACCAGGTGTTCGTGGCCGACAGCCCCGGCCAGCGCCACCGTGGCGACGAAGATTCGCTCAGCCGCCAGGGCCGCGTCTCGTACTTCGAGCCGGTGACGTTGTGGGCCGCGCTGTCGCAGGTCACCCGGCACATCGGCTTCGTGGCCACGGCCAGCACCACCTACGAAGACCCCTACCTGCTGGCGCGCAAGTTCGCGTCGCTGGACCACATCAGCAAGGGCCGTGCGGCCTGGAACGTGGTGACCACCAGCGCCGACAACGTGCACGGCAACTTCGGCCTGGCGGCCCACCCCGACCCCGCCGCGCGCTATGCGCGGGCGCATGAGTTCGTCGAGGTGGTCAAGGGCCTGTGGGACAGCTTCGAGGACGACGCCTTCGTGCGCGATGCGTCCACCGGCGTGTACTTCGACCCGCGCAAGCTGCATGCGCTGAACCACGTCGGCAAGCACTTCAAGGTGGAAGGGCCGCTCAACATTGAGCGGCCGCCGCAGGGCCATCCGGTGATCGTGCAGGCCGGCTCGTCGGAAGACGGCAAGGAGCTGGCCGCGGCCACCGCCGAGGCCATCTTCACCGCCTGGACCAGTCGCGAAGAGGCGCAGGCCTTCTACACCGACGTCAAGGGCCGCATGGCCAAGTACGGCCGCCGGCCCGAGCAGCTGCTGGTGCTGCCCGGCATCTCGCCGGTGATCGGCCGCACCGAAGAAGAAGCCCGGGCCAAGTGGGCCGAGCTGCAGGCGCTGATCCATCCTTCGGTGGGCTTGAACGTGCTGCAGCCCTTCTGGCCCCACGACGACCTGAGCCGCTGGGACCTGGACGCACCGCCGCCCTACTACCCCGAGCCGCCCCAGGGCGTGAACAGCCGGGCGCATGTGGTCATCCAGCTGGCACGGCGTGAGCGCTTCACCGTGCGCCAGCTGTACGAGTACCTGGCCGGCGCCCGCGGCCACTGGGTGGTGGTGGGCACGCCGGCGCAGATCGCCGACCAGATGCAGGACTGGTTCGAGCATGGCGCGGCCGACGGCTTCAACGTGATGCCGCCGGTGCTGCCGCAATCGCTGGACGAGTTTGTGGACCTGGTGGTGCCCGAACTGCAGCGGCGCGGCCTGTTCCGCACCGCCTACGAAGGCCGCACCCTGCGCGAGAACCTGGGCCTGGCCCGACCGGCCAGCCGCTATGCCAACCCGGCCGCACAAGCGGCCTGAAGTGAGGGAGGTTCCATGAGCGACCCATTGACGACCAGCCGCCGCGGCTTTTTGCTGCAGGCCGGTGCCGGCCTGGCCGCGGGCACCGCGCTGCAGGCGCAGGCCCAGACCACCGCGGCTGCACCCGGGGCAGCCAGGCCCGCCGCGCCGGCCGACGTGCCCGACGTCCAACTGGCCGACGAGCAGTTCCGCCGTCGCGCCTACGAGGTGCGCACCGCGCTGGCCAAGGCCGCGGCCGATCAACCGGTGCCGCCACACCCCACCAACGGTGATGAGGCGCGCTACCCCAACCGCATCGGCAGCGACACCCGCGCGCTGCCGCACAACGCCCGCGGCGAGGTGGACCCCACGGCCTGGCGCCTGGCCACCGCGGCCTTCGCCAGCCGCGAGCCGGCCGACTTCGAGAAGATTCCGCTGGGGGGCACCCGCAAGCTGCTGAACCCGGTGGGCACGCTGGCCGTGAGCCTGGACGGCCTGAACGCCTCGCAGTTCGCGCTGCCGCCGGCCCCCGCGCTGGCCAGCGCGGCCCGCGCCAGCGAGGCCATCGAGATCTACTGGGCCGCGCTGCTGCGCGACGTGCCCTTCAGCGAGTTCCGCGACGACACGCGCCACCGCGAGGTGCTGGCCGCGGTGGCCGAGCTGGACAAGGCGCCCGACTTCCACGGTCCGCGCCTCAACGGCCGCGTGACGCCGCAGACCCTGCTGCGCGGCGCGGTGCTGTACGTGGACGAGCGCGATCCCAGCGGCCGCACCGGGCGCTGGGCCACGCCGCCGGGCGTGACCGACGGGCCCTACATCTCGCAGTTCCTGTACCGCGACGTGCCCTTCGGCGCGCAAAGCCTGTCGGCCCGCATCCGCAGCTACACGCCCGCCAACGAGCACCTGACCCGCTTCGAAGACTGGCTGGCCGTGCAGAACGGCCAGGCGCCCAAGGCGCGGGTGGTGCACGATCCGCAGCACCGCTACATCGCCACCACGCGGGACCTGGCGGCCTATGCGCACTCGGCCGCGGCCTTCGGCGTCATCGCCAACCAGTTGCTCAGCAGCGCGGCCAATGCGGCCGACCCTTCGTTCGGCGGCGTGTTTCCGGCAGGGCAGAGCACGCTGGCCCCGAACAACCCCTACCTGCGCTCCAAGACGCAGGGCGGTGCCTCGGGCACCTTCGGCGCGGCCTACTTCCAGTCGCTCATCTCGCTGGCGGCTTCGCTGGGCATCCGCATCAACTACTACCAGAAGTGGTACGAGCAGCGCATCCTGCGGCCCGAGGCCTTCGGCGGCCTGGTGCAGCAGCGCCTGGCCGGTGGCATCACCGATTACCCGGTGCACGAGGCCTTCCTCGGCTCGCAGGCGCTGGAGCGCAGCCGCGCCCGCAACGGCAGCTTCCTGCTGCCGCAGGTGTACCCCGAGGGCGCGCCCATCCACTCTTCCTACCCCGGCGGCGCCGCCATCATCGGCGCGGTCACGGCCACGCTGCTCAAGGCCTTCTACGACGAGAGCCTGGTGCTGCCCAACCCGGTGCAGCCCGACCCGGCCGACCCCACGCGGCTGGTGCCCTACGTGGGCCCGCCGCTCACGCTGGGCGGCGAGCTGAACAAGCTGGCCCTGAACTACGGCAGCGGCCGCACCGCCGCCGGCATCCACTGGCGCTCCGATGCGGCGGCCTCGTATGCGCAGGGCGAGAACCTGGTCATCAGCCTGCTGCGTGAGCAGAAGGCCACTTTCCGCGAGCCGTTCGAAGGCTTTGCCTTCACCCGGTTCGACGGCACCCGCGTCGTCATCTGACGCACCCCAAGGAGAACTCATGAGTGCAGTGATCGATCAAGTGAGCCTGGACATCGTGCCGGTGGCCGGCCGCATCGGCGCCGAGGTGCGCGGCCTGCGGCTGTCGGGCCAGCTGGCGCCCGACACCTTCCAGGCGCTGCAGCAGGCGCTGTACCGCCACAAGGTGCTGTTCGTGCGCGGCCAGCAGCACCTGGACGATGCCGGCCAGGAAGCCTTCGCCCGCTTGTGGGGCGAGTTGGTGGAACACCCCACCGTGCCCTCCAAGGACGGCACGTGGCTGCTGGAGCTGGACTCGCGCCACGGCGGCCGTGCCAACTCCTGGCATACCGACGTGACCTTCGAGGTGGACTATCCGCAGGTCAGCATCCTGCGGGCGGTGGTCATTCCGCCCTACGGCGGCGACACCGTGTGGGCCAATACCGCGCTGGCCTATGACGAGCTGCCGGCCTCGCTCAAGACCCTGGCCGACCAGCTGTGGGCGGTGCACAGCAACCACTACGACTATGCCGCCACCCGCATCGAGCCCGATGCCCATGGCGCCCGCAAGTACCAGGAGGTGTTCACCCGCCGGCTGATCGAGGCCGAGCATCCGCTGGTGCGCGTGCACCCGGTCACCGGTGAGCGCACGCTGGTCTCGGGCCACTTCATCCAGCGCTTCATCGGCTACAACACGCAGGACAGCGACCTGCTGTTCCAGCTGTTCCAGAACCACATCACGCGGCTGGAGAACACCGTGCGCTGGCGCTGGCAGGTGGGCGACGTGGCCCTGTGGGACAACCGCGCCACCCAGCACTACGCCACCAACGACTATGGCGACCAGCACCGCGTGGTGCGCCGCGTGACCGTGGCCGGCGACGTGCCGGTGTCGGTGGACGGCCAGCGCAGCCGGGTGCGCAGCCCAGCCGCTCAATGAGCCGACGGTTCCACCCTGCCGCCACGCGCCGCCAGCTGCTGGGCCTGGGCCTGGCGGCCGCGCTGCCGCTCGCAGCGCGGGCCGCCGGGCCTGCCGACAAGCTGCGCATCGGCTTCCAGAAGTCGTCGACCCTGATGATCTTCCTGAAGTCGCGCGGCACGCTGGAAAAGGCGCTGGCGCCGCTGAACGTGGCGGTGTCGTGGCACGAGTTCACCTCGGGCCTGCCGCTGCTGGAGGCGCTCAACATCGGCGCCATCGACCTCAGCGCCGACGTGGCCGATGCCGTGCCGCCCTTTGCGCTGGCGGCCGGTGCCAAGCTCACCTATGTGGCCATCGAGACGCCGTCGCCGCAGGCGCAGGCCATCGTGGTGCGCAAGGACTCGCCCATCACCAGCGTCGCCCAGCTCAAGGGCCAGAAGATCGCGTTCGCCAAGGGCGCCGGCGCGCATTTCCTGCTGCTGGAGGCGCTGGCGGCCCACGGGCTCGGCGTGCGAGACATCGAGCCCGCCTACCTGAGCCCGGCGGACGGCCGTGCGGCATTTGAAGGCGGCAACGTGGCCGCCTGGGTGATCTGGGACCCGTTCCTGTCGGCGGTGCAGCGCCAGGCCGGCGCCCGCATCCTGCTGGACGGCACGCGCCTGTTCGCCTACCGGCGCTTCTACCTGGCCGCCACGCCGTATGCGCAACGGCGCAGCGACGTGCTGGCCACGGTGTACGCCGAGCTGCAGCGGGCCGGTGAGTGGATCAAGCAGAACCCGGGGCCGGCGGCCGAATGGCATGCCCCGGTGATCGGCCTGGACGCGGCCACCGTCGAGGCTGCCAACCTGCGCCGCAGCTACCGCGTGCAGCCGGTGGATGGCGAGGCGCTGGCCGAGCAGCAGCGCATCGCCGATGCCTTCGTGCAGGCGCAGATCCTGCCGCGCAAGCTGGTGATCGCCGAGTCGCCGGTGTGGCGACCTGCGTGATCGATCGATGCGCTGGCTGGGCCCGCAAAAGCCCGTCCGGCGCTGGAGTAGACTGCACAGAATCCTGTCATCTACCCCGCCAAGGAGCCGGCCATGGGCTTTTCAGCCAGCGATGTGGTGCCGTTCACCCAGGCGCGCGCCAACCTGTCCGAGCTGGCCGACCAGGCCAAGGCTGGCGCCGAGAAGATCATCACCAAGAACGGCAAGAGCTACGTCGCCCTCATCGATGCGGACCGGCTTGACTACTACCACCGCCTGGAGCGCGAGCGCATCCACCTGCTGCTGATCGATGACGCCAGGCGCGGCCTGGCCGACATCGAGGCTGGCCGCACCGTGGGGGCCGATGCCGCCATCGCCCAGCTTCAGCAGCGCCGCGCCGCAGTGGCAAAGACAGCAGGCAAGACCGCCAAGAAGCGTGGGTGAGGATCGGTACCGGGTCGAGCTGACCGCGAGCTTTCTGGAGCGGCTGAACGCCATCGAGGCGTTCTTGACCGAAGCCGACGCGGCCTTTGCCTTCGACGACCTGCTGGCCGAACTGCGCGCCACGGTCATCCCCAACCTGGCCCGTTTCCCCCGCATCGGCCGGCGCTACCTGGACAACCCGCCGCAATCGGCCGAGGCCCTGGCCCAGCTCGCAGCGCTGCCGGCCGGCGCTGCCAGCGCCTTGCGCGAGTACCTGCATGGCGACTACCTGTTGCTCTACACGGCCATGGACGCCCCTGCGACGGTTTATCTGCTGTCCATCCGCCACCACCGACAACTCTCTTTCGATTTTGGGCGCCTCTGGCCTGGCGCTGGAATGCCGCCTTCCGAGTGAACGCCGTGCAAATCGAACAGGCCCTTGTTCAAGGCCATCATGGCGCGGCCGTGACCGGCCTGATCAATCGATACGCGTGTAGCGCAGTTCCAGCTGGTTGTTGGCGCGGTGCGGAGTGCTGATGTTCTCACGCACCGCCCAGGGCGTGACCTGGTGGTGCAGCGGGATCAGCGCCACGTCGTCCTGTGCCAGCTTCAGCGTCTG encodes the following:
- a CDS encoding PQQ-dependent sugar dehydrogenase, coding for MGFYDVFARAVALVGAGAIRWRRLQGATPAQAVGTAPQIPAGQPQGAIPTLKMPTARGWSAGQVPAAAPGLKVNAFADGLKHPRWVQVLPNGDVTVAEALQSAGRPRTLFDHAMVATMQRAAAIGESPNRITLLRDADGDGVAEQRHVLLQQLNQPFGMALVGDTFYVGNTDGVMAYPYTPGATQITSPGRRLSTYKTRGHWTRSLLPSRDGRRLYVGVGSLSNIAEHGFEAEEGRACIQELDLATGRERTFASGLRNPVGLAWEPVTGRLWTVVNERDGLGDETPPDYLTSVSDGGFYGWPYCYWGKTVDDRVPQDPAKVASALQPDFALGGHTASLGLCWMPAGTLPGFEVDGMVIGQHGSWNRSKLSGYKVVFVPFANGRPSGAVRDILWGFLAPDESVSYGRPVGVAIGPDGRSLLVADDVGDVVWRVTAAA
- a CDS encoding ATP-binding cassette domain-containing protein is translated as MPLTPFQAPAAPAPSAPRPPGLPEALLRFRRQLDEPAWCGGPAGLVLRLQAPQDGLDLQLAAGQLVLVTGLPGSGKSHLLRQLQQHALADGWRHDLQHLGPPGSGPDGLRSWRRLLHQARGADRQQAAQQALRALQAVGLGPLVLQRAWRLAPEHRYLAALALALARPAPALLLDEPLAGQPPSAAAGLRLLVRHALRHSGSTLVLATRQPAAWLDLADRVLLLEGGAVTCDAPVPLPRSQQQPVLALLRQRLLLRLKQAGLDLHIQS
- a CDS encoding ABC transporter substrate-binding protein encodes the protein MSLQRWLGLGFASLVLALFTLAAQAQNPNVVRIGVANGGVGTPPRTGGSTVGIVNAQGLLEKEFERDGIQVQWIFFKGAGPAVNEALVNKQLDFAWQGDLPSIVHRAGGVKTKIIVGSGVRNGLYLGVPPDSTVTRLEDLKGKRVAVFKGTNLHLAAVRALAAKGLKETDLKLINLDTAGAQAALATKDIDAAFGYVELFSLREKGAAKVVWSAAQDSYRFTRQTVLLVTDDFAQRHPQVVQRVVNTVVKAARAYSDEQQRGELFAQWGKAELPERFWREDFIGQPLRVRLSPLLDPFLVARYKDAAAEAHALKLTRSVPEIDSWFDRRYLDVALKELKLEGYWPEYAADGELAGSKLAAAR
- a CDS encoding ABC transporter substrate-binding protein; the protein is MTLTRRGALRRLAAGGAASLGLPGLARAQAATHTLRIGVAQPAVGQPPSIAGSSMAIAHAKGWIDEAFQPDGVKVEWLFFKGAGPAVNEALTTGQLDFAFQGDLPAIVARSAGLKTRLILATGVRSNIYIGVPPDSRPRTPRAGLRPARPPRGSRKLGAARRFLEKTVADLRGKRVSLFRGTNMHLPALRLLEAHGLAEKDLKILNLDTAGYLTALATRDIDAAIGAMDILRLRDKGQVRVLYASKGDSPVFTRQSHVLVTDAYAAAHPQHVQRLVDAAVRTARWSSDEANREEVLRLWARAGTPYEHWKEDYAGEPLRVRLNPNFDPFLVARYKDAEAQAYRFKLSRKRFDVDGWIDTRYLQASLRQQGLQNYWPVYQADGKALGA
- a CDS encoding ABC transporter permease, whose product is MEQPLHIGLEHRAAVARFPTPRWRLPHLAFGRWLLAWPVPLAVLALWWLAARHEWIAPQVLPSPEAVALTLAESARSGELWANLQVSLLRVLGGFGVGLAGGLLLGVVMGLSPTVKDYLYPTFKAFSQVPVLGWLPLLMLLVGIDEALKIILISKAALVPIALNTYKGIQGVPTRYIEVGRVLRFSRWQMLSRVVFPAALAPIWNGVRYGLTHAWLALVVVELLASSEGLGYMIVFGRQLFQLDVVLAAVVVVGAVGYLLDKLLALVEQRLLGWRKEGL
- a CDS encoding ABC transporter permease — translated: MARTFIPRPLRGWVLPAALLAAWWLATRWGWTTSPLLVPPEKVWATAVEQVTSGKLAAALGASLRRDLIGFAIGSSAGLLFGALLGASRLADRLLGPSFHTLKQISLFAWIPLLSVWFGLGDAAKVAFLSLAAFFPVVLNTYEGIRSVPADLLEVARVLRFTRWQTWRHLILPSASPSIFAGVHLALIYAWLATLGAEYLLVSGQGIGNTMIDGREHFWMDLVLFGVIVVGLVGFALNWIASRIEARALAWRGRSVAQF
- a CDS encoding ABC transporter ATP-binding protein; this encodes MAHAGTLHIGNLSKQFEVKGQALPVLQNITLTVNPGEFVSIVGSSGCGKSTLLRLIVGLEADYQGEVLLDGQRIVGTSLDRGIVFQEHRLFPWLNVEQNIALGLLNAEQPEADKQRSVREHIALVGLTGFEKAYPHQLSGGMSQRVAIARALVSRPEVLLLDEPFGALDAITRAHLQQELHRIWLAEGITMILVTHDVEEAVYLGQKVVVMEPRPGRIRRTVPVPLSYPRDRLSAGFNQAKEEVLAEFAGTA